A genomic segment from Lineus longissimus chromosome 15, tnLinLong1.2, whole genome shotgun sequence encodes:
- the LOC135499636 gene encoding uncharacterized protein LOC135499636, with amino-acid sequence MFGWRYILSTSVVFVIVSVLISVESAPTTEATTSHEAISSAAKECDPFLEKCSGPKDTSNNSNLMSTTESQEVTEKPKKSPCGSVQNEGNGTTGKCGDGVKDLLNGSSTSESEAETESPSETPCQCNSADHVHTTTTSTTTVTTTTHCKKPVTRDAVKVRRCQGVRRGRYCYMIEHGAACWGEAKTMCKEKDSVLAIINKRPVYRAVKKLIKRKADSKETFFWVGMSYATSLGLKKWVSNKPVDKFSYWNTYNVLKEKPGPVYEGCFGINSDTWNLTAVDCAAKNPFICFYDITMKNQTEFLEAPPTKPTGAFEVVAEENIKTGAIKHHHQIDIILTPEQQEIVKTGGDPSTATGAFRFKKSTPTQRELEKLFILQTTTRRISRRRKRSANTQKLWPGGVVNYIFHQLTTSNEKALIRTAMSVLEQRTCIKFKEGLDSSNIGVMFNTHDPRCASEVGRQGKLQSVFLSRDSCIHTQGSIIHEMFHVLGFWHEQSRPDRDDYITINWQNIDHAYQVNFEIQSQSRYASFKYDYESIMHYPRNAMAIDPSIDTITPNPSKWQHQLIGQRFAPTEMDYLELNSLYGCQQSTNGNWGIWSEWSQCPVTCGGGRHYRTRLCNNPAPANGGNGCPGELSQSQMCMGDSCPDPEIQYSWVGCWKDEGFPELLTLIEGLSSYLEEDYRIRSNRIRKCALAAKELGAAIFALRFYGSCYAQLDTNKSAEDYKSSGPSSQCGQEGHGGMNEIDVYSFGKESVQGQWSVWSDYTKCSKSCDMGVRHRQRECKNPQPLKSDDPNFACPGEPAEKSTCNPGPCPINGGWSDWSEWSECPKELTSQQKKTAANETQVAYRYRTRRCSNPSPEHGGAQCQGELNQVNMCPSSPVKDIRHPKICLIVFPNNEVAASFNNLDCSGYDPVDHNPNVWNKTHQIELVVY; translated from the exons ATGTTTGGATGGAGGTACATACTTAGTACCTCTGTGGTCTTTGTGATTGTTTCTGTTCTCATTTCTGTGGAGTCTGCACCGACAACTGAGGCAACAACATCACATGAAGCAATCAGCAGTGCTGCGAAAGAGTGTGACCCTTTCCTAGAAAAGTGCAGTGGGCCAAAAGATACCAGCAACAATTCAAATCTGATGTCGACAACGGAGTCGCAGGAGGTGACGGAAAAACCCAAAAAGTCACCTTGTGGCTCGGTTCAAAATGAGGGAAATGGCACGACAGGGAAATGTGGTGATGGGGTGAAAGATCTGCTGAATGGGTCATCAACTTCCGAGTCCGAGGCAGAGACGGAGAGTCCGTCAGAGACACCTTGTCAGTGTAACTCAGCAGATCACGTTCATACAACAACGACCTCAACAACAACAGTCACAACAACGACACATTGTAAGAAGCCTGTCACAAGAG atgCGGTCAAGGTGCGTCGTTGTCAGGGTGTGAGGCGTGGTCGTTATTGTTACATGATTGAGCATGGCGCCGCCTGCTGGGGAGAGGCAAAGACGATGTGCAAGGAAAAGGACTCGGTTTTGGCGATTATCAACAAGAGGCCGGTGTATAGAGCAGTCAAGAAGCTGATTAAACGCAAAGCAGA ttcGAAGGAGACCTTCTTCTGGGTTGGCATGAGTTATGCGACGAGTCTCGGTCTCAAGAAATGGGTCAGCAACAAGCCGGTGGACAAGTTTAGTTATTGG AATACCTACAACGTTCTTAAAGAGAAGCCCGGACCTGTGTACGAGGGGTGTTTTGGCATCAACTCTGACACTTGGAACCTTACTGCTGTGGACTGCGCGGCTAAGAACCCCTTCATCTGCTTTTATGACATAACCA TGAAGAACCAAACGGAATTCCTTGAAGCTCCTCCTACAAAGCCCACAGGAGCATTTGAAGTTGTTGctgaggaaaacatcaaaacag GTGCGATAAAACATCACCATCAAATCGACATCATCCTCACTCCCGAACAGCAAGAAATCGTCAAGACAGGTGGCGACCCCTCAACGGCGACTGGTGCGTTCAGATTCAAGAAAAGCACGCCCACACAAAGGGAGCTTGAGAAGCTGTTCATCCTTCAGACAACGACACGTCGGATTTCGAGGCGCAGAAAGAGAAGTGCCAACACGCAGAAATTGTGGCCGGGTGGGGTTGTGAATTACATATTCCATCAATTGACCA cCTCCAACGAAAAAGCTTTGATCCGAACTGCCATGTCCGTGCTAGAACAACGAACCTGCATTAAGTTCAAAGAGGGACTAGATTCATCTAATATTGGTGTAATGTTCAACACCCATGATCCAAG ATGTGCATCAGAAGTTGGCCGGCAAGGAAAGCTACAGTCGGTCTTCCTGAGCCGAGACAGCTGTATTCATACCCAGGGGAGCATCATACATGAGATGTTCCATGTCCTCGGATTCTGGCACGAACAATCCCGCCCGGACCGGGACGACTACATCACCATCAACTGGCAAAATATTGATCATG CATATCAAGTCAATTTCGAAATCCAGTCACAGTCCAGGTATGCAAGTTTCAAGTATGACTATGAAAGTATCATGCATTATCCTCGAAATGCCATGGCGATTGATCCGAGTATCGATACAATAACACCCAACCCCAGCAAGTGGCAACACCAACTTATAGGACAACGATTCGCCCCGACAGAAATGGACTATTTGGAGCTGAATTCCCTGTATGGTTGTCAACAAT CGACCAATGGTAACTGGGGCATCTGGAGCGAATGGTCTCAGTGTCCTGTCACCTGCGGTGGAGGCCGGCATTACAGAACGCGGCTATGTAACAACCCGGCACCGGCAAATGGTGGCAACGGCTGTCCTGGAGAACTCTCACAGTCACAGATGTGCATGGGGGATAGTTGCCCAGATCCAG AAATCCAGTACTCATGGGTGGGATGCTGGAAGGACGAGGGCTTCCCAGAGTTGTTGACCCTCATTGAGGGCTTGAGCAGTTATCTCGAGGAAGACTACAGGATACGTTCCAATAGGATCAGG aaatgtGCCTTAGCAGCCAAAGAACTTGGTGCAGCCATCTTTGCACTGCGGTTTTATGGGTCATGCTATGCACAGTTAGATACTAACAAATCTGCAGAAGATTACAAGAGTTCTGGTCCTTCGTCTCAATGCGGTCAAGAAGGCCATGGTGGGATGAACGAGATAGATGTTTATTCTTTTGGAAAAG AGTCAGTCCAAGGGCAGTGGTCAGTGTGGAGCGATTACACCAAGTGTTCTAAATCTTGCGATATGGGGGTACGCCACCGCCAGCGGGAGTGTAAGAATCCCCAACCATTGAAATCTGACGACCCAAACTTCGCATGCCCCGGAGAGCCTGCAGAGAAGAGTACATGTAACCCTGGCCCTTGTCCTA TAAATGGCGGTTGGTCTGACTGGTCTGAATGGAGTGAATGTCCTAAGGAACTGACTTCCCAACAGAAGAAGACAGCAGCCAATGAAACACAAGTGGCATATCGTTACCGTACCAGACGGTGTAGCAACCCCTCACCGGAACATGGGGGCGCCCAGTGCCAAGGAGAACTCAATCAGGTCAACATGTGTCCTTCCTCTCCTGTCAAGGATATAAGGCACCCGAAAATTTGTTTGATTGTCTTC CCGAATAATGAGGTCGCTGCCAGCTTCAACAACCTGGACTGTTCTGGGTACGATCCGGTGGACCATAACCCGAACGTCTGGAATAAAACACACCAAATCGAATTGGTG GTGTACTAA